Part of the Syntrophorhabdaceae bacterium genome, TTTTCTCCTGTGGCGCTCCATATGTTCCAGTTTCCACGGCAAAAAATTTCTGGTCCAATTCTTCTGCATGCTTCTGATCAAGTCCCAAAAGTTGGGGGTTGCTATCTGCCAATCTAGCCTTATACTCGTTAGTAAAATCTACGCAAAATACTTTGGTATCCAGCGACAATGCTTGTCGAATAATATCAAAAGCCAGTTCGGTCTTTCCTGTACCTGTTACCCCTAGAATAGCGGTGTGATATTCCAGTATCTCAAAGAAGCTAGCCCTAACTGCTATCTGAGATCCTGGAACTTTACCAATAATAAACTCCTCATCTCTTGGTGATGTAATATCAAATGTAAAGGGTTCTTTGGGTATAAACACTGGTGAATTCATTGCGGGCAGCCATCCATACTTCACGAATCCCTTTGCGGAATCGAGGTAGCCTAGCTGAACTGCCGATACGATATGTTTGCCACGAGGGTTTCTTCCAAAGCTTTCCTCGGCAGTTTTTGCATCCAGTATTTGATAGAATACTATTTGTCTATCTTGCCGACAGAAAATGAGTATACCTTCTTCTATCTGAATATTCGAGGAAACCTCGAACTTGATCATCGAAATAGTAGAGTCCTCCACGACAAAACCGACTAGGCTTGCTCCTCCATCAAATCCGCAAAGATCGTTGATAATTCTTGTAGCGTCCAGATTTTCAACTTGTCGGTATACTTTACCTGGCATAAAACCTTCGATGGGGGACTTTGTAGTATCGTGACACAAGCCCGTGCCCACTAGTTGTGATTCTTCAATATGACTGAATAAACAAAGAACATTTACTTGGTTGCCATTTGGCAGACATGCCACGGCTACAGTATTCGGTTGCCATTTTTCTGAAGAGGTCAAGGCAACGCGGATAATGTTGGGATTGTCCACGCGCGTTATATCCCCGAGGACTTCAGAACCATGAGAGGTCCTAGCGACTCCTTTGAGTTCTTCTATCAAACGAAGGGTAAGTTCCACGGGCTTTATTGTGACCACAAATACCCACCCAAAAAACAGCCACAATTGTTGTACCGGGGCTTGCTGATAGTATCCAAGTATGCTTATCAAGGCCGGGGGAGTGAATATTAGTTCACCCTTTCCGAAAATGTCACTGATTCTATAACCTAGGATGGCTGCTTGTTTTTTATGGGGATGCTCAGTGCCGTCCACATCAATAAAAACTATTGCAAGAATTGCACAGATGCCGGTAGCTACTGCTACTCCGACCATACTCCACCGAAAGATATCTAGTGGAATTTTAAGCATCTGTATTCCAGCAAAGTCCACTGTGCTTAAGAGAAGCGCCGAGGTAACAGCGTTAACCAATGCATTACGCGGTGGACGAAACCAAGGAGCGGACAATAAAGTAAGAAAGGCAAATCCAAGGCCACTCAAAAGCCATAAACGCTTACCTGAATCGGAAGGAAAAGCCTCACCAGTTACGAATACGCTTAACGCTATAAATATACAGATATTTAAGGCGAGGGCTGCTAAACGTTGCTTTTGTGTAAGGTATTTTAGTCCTTTGAATTCCTCATCTGACATACGAATCACTCATTCAAGTGTTAACGTATCGATCGAGTTGTATAGTGCCTAATAGTTTTTAGAACAAAGTTCCCCTTCATCTATTGATTACCACTCGTGCTTCTACATTGCAAGTAAAAAACTTGATTTAAAAATGTAATATCGATCCTCTTAGTAAGACCTTATGTTCATAGAAATCGTATCTTCACTCAACAATCCTATACCGCCTGATCGCGTCTTTGTACTCTTCAAGCGTCCTTCGCAGCTCCTTTCTGATATTCACAATGTCTGCCCATGCCTTTAGCTCAACGGCCCTTCTATCCCTGCGAAGGGACGATAGTTGACGTTGCAATGCCAAGCGGAGCTGGTCAATTCCTTTATTATAACCTACACTATGCCAGTGAAATTGAGAAAGCGAGAAGGCGGATTCTCTAATCTGGTAATCAATTTCTTGCAGAAATTTTTTCTTAAATTGGAAGCGTGCGTCAATCTCCTGGTTCAGGTTGCTGATTCTTTCCTTCAGGCTGTCGATCTTGCCCGTGAAATACTCGGCAATAGGCTCAGGCGGTTTTTCAGGCTCCAATCCGATTATTAGCTCAGGCTTGGCCAAAAGCTCTTCGAGGAGGTCCTTTTCCTTCTTCTGGCTCAGGACCTTTTCTATCTCAAGCCGCATCAGGTACTCTTCCCCGAAGTCCTCATCATAGAAGTTCATAGAGTCATGGGGCGCTTGGAAGGATTAAATGGTGACATAAAGGGAATGCGGGGTTTGCTGTTTCAAAACCATAAAAGACCTCCTATATAGACAATTTCAAAGAAAGGGTTGACAGAATTATGGTTATTGTCAATAATAAGAATAACTTATAGAACATAGTGTCATGCATTAAGTATATGGTTCTACTATAAAAGAATCTTAGTTTAAAAACCAATTTTTGCGAGAGCATGTAAAGAATGGCTATCTACCTCGTTCGTGGTTCTGAGCAAAAAATTAAAGATATTATTTTGTCTTTTATAAAGCAAGAAGGCCTTGAATTAGATGATTCTAGATTCCTTAGCAGCCAAGATCAAGGTAACGATAATATACCTCTTTTCTCCGCATCAACACCTTTTGTTTCAGAAAAAAAATCTCGCTATTATTTTGAATGGCATTCTTCTCCTATTGAATTTTACTCAAAAGTCGAAATGAAAGTTAAGCTTGGCAAGAAAGGAAAAGCGGCAATATCTTGGAGCCTTATACTTGGTATGTTTTTTCTGGTTCTCTTATTTCTATTTGCTTTCAAAGGACCCGGATCAGTCACTGGAAGATCAGAAAAAATATTATTGTCGTTCATCGTGTTGTTCACGGGTTTATTTTCCTTAGCTTTTCTATTGAATTTCATATATGGACTCTACTGGCATGGGCATAAAATTAGTGATTTTGAAAATAATTTCTTAACAATTCTTAATAATGAATTATTAACTGAAAAGATTTCATATGGGAATGTCCTCTCCAAAACTCATCATACAATAATGGCTTTAATGGTAGCGGCCATTTTTTATATTTTATTGCACATATTCGGGTTTAAATTATTGGCATTTCTTGTCACCGTTTTTTTGATGAAATTTATCGTTTCTTGGTTCATCAGATTATTTGCTAGAGAAGATTTTAATTCAAAATGGAAGCATGCTATGGTGACGCTGGACGACATGTGGTCTTGTTGGCAATGTGGAATTTTATTTCTAATTGTCATTTTAATATCTTGTAAACCTATTCTTCATTTACACGTTCAGTTAATCCAAAATCTTGCATTTATTTTAATTTTGGGTATATTAGGTGCATTCAATGTTTTGCCTTTCGTGCTTATCAATTTTGTTACAAAATGGCATCAGCTTTTAGGAAAAAATCAGGAGGTATTTCCTAGACCGCCATCTATAACGTCAATAACAACAAGAGAAGATTTGATCGGTAAGCTGTTGGTTTTAGCACAAATCCCGTTTTCGCTTGTGCTCCATTGGTTTGCAATGCTGGTGTCTATAGATGCTTTTTATTACCTAAAAGAAAACGACATAATTTTTTTCAACTTTTCTGAACAAGCCTTTAATCTAGTCCTATATGTATCTTTTAATTCAAAGGTCATTGCTGGCATCATATTATTTGTTCTGGCATTGCCCTCAATAATTGTTTTATTGAGCATGTTTACATACATGATAGTGTCAATGAAGGAGTGTGTAAGATTAATAACTATTCCTGAGTATTCATCAATTCCTAATCAGGTGAAGAATTTTATAAAAGAAACAGCAGACTTTTT contains:
- a CDS encoding DUF87 domain-containing protein, whose protein sequence is MSDEEFKGLKYLTQKQRLAALALNICIFIALSVFVTGEAFPSDSGKRLWLLSGLGFAFLTLLSAPWFRPPRNALVNAVTSALLLSTVDFAGIQMLKIPLDIFRWSMVGVAVATGICAILAIVFIDVDGTEHPHKKQAAILGYRISDIFGKGELIFTPPALISILGYYQQAPVQQLWLFFGWVFVVTIKPVELTLRLIEELKGVARTSHGSEVLGDITRVDNPNIIRVALTSSEKWQPNTVAVACLPNGNQVNVLCLFSHIEESQLVGTGLCHDTTKSPIEGFMPGKVYRQVENLDATRIINDLCGFDGGASLVGFVVEDSTISMIKFEVSSNIQIEEGILIFCRQDRQIVFYQILDAKTAEESFGRNPRGKHIVSAVQLGYLDSAKGFVKYGWLPAMNSPVFIPKEPFTFDITSPRDEEFIIGKVPGSQIAVRASFFEILEYHTAILGVTGTGKTELAFDIIRQALSLDTKVFCVDFTNEYKARLADSNPQLLGLDQKHAEELDQKFFAVETGTYGAPQEKKNLKEFVDSIKGPVKKNVETFLSSEGSSLGIFELPEITNTKATLRATELYLSSIMEWARNNRRARRVLIVLEEAHTIIPETVGSGFDYDTQWIVGRISQIALQGRKYGVGLLMVSQRTALVSKSILSQCNTYITFSLVDKTSLDYLANVYSSVHVQSIPNLRFLEAIAYGKAIRSERPILIKLDYIDAKKAASDALSMASKDEKKE
- a CDS encoding M48 family metalloprotease; this encodes MAIYLVRGSEQKIKDIILSFIKQEGLELDDSRFLSSQDQGNDNIPLFSASTPFVSEKKSRYYFEWHSSPIEFYSKVEMKVKLGKKGKAAISWSLILGMFFLVLLFLFAFKGPGSVTGRSEKILLSFIVLFTGLFSLAFLLNFIYGLYWHGHKISDFENNFLTILNNELLTEKISYGNVLSKTHHTIMALMVAAIFYILLHIFGFKLLAFLVTVFLMKFIVSWFIRLFAREDFNSKWKHAMVTLDDMWSCWQCGILFLIVILISCKPILHLHVQLIQNLAFILILGILGAFNVLPFVLINFVTKWHQLLGKNQEVFPRPPSITSITTREDLIGKLLVLAQIPFSLVLHWFAMLVSIDAFYYLKENDIIFFNFSEQAFNLVLYVSFNSKVIAGIILFVLALPSIIVLLSMFTYMIVSMKECVRLITIPEYSSIPNQVKNFIKETADFLKVSVPRVLVDEKTEIPIKSSLIFPFSSRPAIIINARILKELSNEELQTVIAHEFYHIKYNLYPLFIANLASWLCLFPNNYFTLYFDFVKMEFEADRFAMDITKNRTYLISALIKNNEAGFINDSVKQLSSINKLKIFMQFYFGNALLGYVYPRPIERLNEINRYAFNQSD